Proteins from one Rosa chinensis cultivar Old Blush chromosome 7, RchiOBHm-V2, whole genome shotgun sequence genomic window:
- the LOC112176722 gene encoding probable LRR receptor-like serine/threonine-protein kinase At1g12460: protein MRKLHTFRLSHALSCFLCFYIGIIAVSSVTEKEILLQFKGNVTSDPYSSLVSWVLSGNPCQDFSGVSCNTDGFVERIVLWNTSIGGVLSPALAGLKSLRVLTLFGNRFVGNLPQEYADIQTLWKINVSSNALSGSIPEFIGDLPNIRLLDLSRNGFTGEIPSALFKYCNKTKFISLSHNSLLGSIPESLANCLNLEGFDFSSNNLSGGIPMQICDIPRLDYVSVRSNALSGSLVQQFSACKSLKLLDLGSNLFTGAAPFGIVGLSNLSYFNVSHNEFNGEIPEITTCSDTMEYFDASWNELDGEVPLSIAKCRSLKVLELGFNRLTGSIPEVLGDLERLLVIQLCNNSLSGMIPKTLTSIQLLQVLDLQNLNLVGEIPSDISNCMFLRELDVSGNALQGEIPQKLYNMTYLEILDLHENQLNGSIPPDLGNLSRLQSLDLSQNLLSGLIPSSLENLPKLTYFNLSSNDLSGTIPTAVQGYGLFAFINNPYLCGAPLDQPCSANGNGTGPSTSKKPKALRLSAIIAIAAAALILTGVCLVFIMNIIARRKKLDEGTMVVESTPLGSTESNVIIGKLVLFSKSLPSRYEDWESGTKALLDKECIIGGGSLGTVYRTTFEGGISIAVKKLETLGRIRNQEEFEQEIGRLGNLRHSNLVAFQGYYWSSTMQLMLSEFVPNGNLYDNLHGLHYPGTSTSSGNSELYWSRRFKIALGTAKALAYLHHDCRPPLLHLNIKSTNILLDENYEAKLSDYGLGKLLPILDNHGLTKYHNAVGYVAPELAQSLRLSEKCDVYSFGVILLELVTGRKPVESPAANQVVVLCEYVRGLLEGGFASDCFDRSLRGFVENELIQVMKLGLICTSELPSRRPSMAEVVQVLESIRNGSESS from the exons ATGAGAAAGCTTCATACTTTTCGTCTTTCTCATGCTCTTTCctgctttctttgtttctatATTGGAATCATTGCTGTTTCATCAGTAACTGAGAAAGAGATTCTGCTTCAATTTAAAGGAAATGTAACTAGTGATCCTTACAGTAGCTTAGTCTCATGGGTTCTTAGTGGAAATCCTTGCCAGGATTTTAGTGGTGTGTCCTGTAACACTGATGGGTTTGTAGAAAGGATAGTTCTTTGGAATACTAGCATAGGTGGGGTGTTGTCTCCGGCTTTAGCCGGGTTGAAATCATTGAGGGTTTTGACATTGTTTGGGAACAGGTTTGTGGGAAATTTACCACAAGAGTATGCTGATATTCAAACATTGTGGAAGATTAATGTTAGCTCAAATGCATTATCTGGGTCTATCCCTGAGTTTATAGGTGATTTGCCTAACATTAGGCTTCTGGATTTGTCAAGGAATGGTTTTACTGGGGAGATTCCATCAGCTTTATTTAAGTACTGTAACAAAACCAAGTTCATTTCTTTGTCACATAACAGTCTTCTGGGTTCAATTCCGGAATCATTGGCTAATTGCTTGAATCTTGAAGGGTTTGACTTCTCTTCCAACAACCTCAGCGGTGGCATTCCTATGCAAATTTGTGATATTCCAAGGTTAGATTATGTGTCAGTGAGAAGCAATGCGTTATCTGGGAGTCTTGTGCAGCAGTTTTCAGCTTGTAAGAGCTTGAAACTACTGGATCTCGGTAGCAATTTGTTTACTGGTGCAGCGCCATTTGGGATTGTTGGATTGAGCAATCTTTCATACTTCAATGTGTCTCACAATGAATTTAATGGGGAGATTCCTGAGATTACAACTTGTAGTGACACAATGGAGTATTTCGATGCTTCGTGGAATGAGTTGGATGGAGAGGTTCCTTTGAGCATTGCAAAATGTAGAAGTCTCAAGGTTTTGGAGTTGGGGTTTAACAGACTGACTGGAAGTATCCCGGAGGTGCTTGGAGATCTGGAGAGGCTTTTGGTGATTCAGTTATGCAATAATTCACTAAGTGGGATGATTCCAAAGACATTGACAAGCATTCAGCTGCTTCAGGTTTTGGATTTGCAGAATCTCAACCTTGTTGGTGAAATTCCCAGTGATATAAGCAATTGCATGTTTCTTCGAGAGCT GGATGTCTCTGGTAATGCTTTACAAGGAGAGATACCTCAGAAGCTTTACAACATGACTTACCTTGAAATCCTTGACCTCCATGAAAACCAGCTCAATGGAAGCATCCCACCAGACCTGGGAAACCTTTCAAGATTACAATCTCTGGATCTGTCACAAAATTTGCTTTCTGGGCTGATTCCTTCTTCTCTTGAAAATCTACCAAAGTTGACGTATTTTAACCTCTCCTCCAATGATCTGTCAGGCACTATCCCCACAGCAGTCCAAGGTTACGGCCTCTTTGCTTTCATTAACAATCCATATCTGTGTGGTGCCCCTCTGGACCAGCCTTGCTCAGCAAATGGTAATGGTACTGGGCCTTCTACTTCGAAGAAACCCAAGGCTCTTCGGTTGTCTGCCATCATTGCAATTGCTGCTGCTGCACTGATTCTTACTGGGGTTTGTCTAGTATTCATAATGAACATCATTGCCCGCAGAAAGAAGTTAGATGAGGGGACAATGGTTGTTGAGAGCACGCCACTTGGTTCAACTGAATCAAATGTCATTATTGGGAAGTTGGTTCTTTTCAGCAAAAGTTTGCCCTCAAGGTATGAAGACTGGGAATCAGGCACAAAAGCTTTGCTTGACAAAGAATGCATAATAGGTGGTGGATCCCTTGGTACTGTCTACAGAACTACTTTCGAAGGTGGCATCTCAATTGCAGTGAAGAAGCTTGAGACTCTGGGAAGGATCAGAAACCAAGAGGAATTTGAGCAAGAAATTGGAAGACTGGGGAACCTTCGACATTCTAATTTAGTAGCATTTCAAGGGTACTACTGGTCCTCAACAATGCAGTTGATGCTATCCGAGTTTGTCCCAAATGGAAATTTGTATGACAATCTACATGGTCTTCATTACCCCGGAACAAGCACTAGCAGTGGAAATAGTGAACTCTATTGGTCTCGGAGATTTAAGATTGCTCTTGGAACAGCAAAAGCTCTTGCCTACCTTCACCATGACTGTAGACCTCCTCTTCTCCATCTCAACATTAAATCCACTAACATACTCTTGGATGAGAACTATGAGGCCAAGTTGTCTGATTATGGGCTGGGAAAATTGCTTCCCATTTTGGATAATCATGGTTTAACCAAATACCACAATGCCGTAGGGTATGTTGCGCCAGAGTTGGCTCAGAGTCTAAGACTAAGTGAGAAATGTGATGTGTATAGTTTTGGAGTAATTCTTTTGGAGCTGGTGACAGGAAGAAAACCAGTAGAGAGTCCAGCAGCAAATCAGGTTGTGGTTTTGTGTGAATATGTTAGGGGTTTATTGGAGGGTGGCTTTGCTTCAGATTGTTTTGACAGAAGCTTAAGGGGTTTTGTAGAGAATGAACTGATTCAGGTTATGAAGTTGGGGTTGATTTGTACATCTGAGCTCCCTTCAAGAAGACCAAGCATGGCTGAGGTTGTTCAGGTTCTCGAGTCCATCAGAAATGGGTCGGAATCATCATAG